Proteins encoded together in one Kutzneria kofuensis window:
- a CDS encoding aminodeoxychorismate/anthranilate synthase component II produces MATTSSSPAPAPATPREHSSPKIAALRGIVRDVLESGTPLLAICLGHQVLSSLLGFSLIRKPQPYQGMQRSIDFFGRQERVGFYSTFVAVGDVPGLSISSDPDTGEVHALRAPGFASTQFHPESVLTEHGIDILAELLTGLL; encoded by the coding sequence GTGGCTACGACCTCGTCATCGCCGGCCCCGGCCCCGGCGACCCCCCGTGAACACTCCTCCCCCAAGATCGCCGCTCTGCGGGGCATCGTCCGTGACGTCCTGGAGTCCGGCACCCCTCTGCTGGCCATCTGCCTGGGCCACCAGGTCCTGTCTTCCCTGCTCGGCTTCTCCCTGATCCGCAAACCCCAGCCGTATCAGGGCATGCAACGCTCCATCGACTTCTTCGGGCGGCAGGAACGCGTGGGCTTCTACAGCACCTTCGTCGCTGTCGGAGACGTCCCCGGCCTCTCCATCAGCTCCGACCCTGATACCGGCGAAGTCCACGCCCTGCGAGCCCCCGGCTTCGCCTCCACCCAGTTCCACCCCGAGTCGGTGTTGACCGAACACGGCATCGACATCCTGGCGGAGCTCCTGACCGGCCTGCTGTAA
- a CDS encoding PH domain-containing protein — protein MSETTGVRLRAPRHRISRKAIPYWTVRALPGWVVLLAIEIAVKVLPDDPPGTWLVAVIVATAVLALVHLAVMPSWRYRVHRWEVTPTAVYTQSGWFDQEWRVAPLSRIQTVDTERGPWEQLFGLAKVTVTTASAAGPLHIHGLDLDVARQLVDDLTAATEASEGDAT, from the coding sequence GTGAGTGAGACGACGGGGGTGCGGCTGCGGGCGCCACGGCACCGGATCAGCCGAAAGGCGATTCCGTACTGGACGGTGCGCGCGCTGCCGGGGTGGGTCGTGCTGCTGGCGATCGAGATCGCCGTGAAGGTGCTGCCGGACGACCCGCCGGGGACGTGGCTGGTCGCGGTGATCGTGGCGACCGCGGTGCTGGCGCTGGTCCACCTGGCCGTGATGCCGAGCTGGCGCTACCGGGTGCACCGCTGGGAGGTCACGCCGACCGCCGTCTACACCCAGTCCGGCTGGTTCGACCAGGAGTGGCGGGTCGCGCCGCTGAGCCGGATCCAGACCGTCGACACCGAGCGCGGGCCGTGGGAGCAGCTGTTCGGCCTGGCCAAGGTCACCGTGACGACCGCGTCCGCGGCCGGCCCGCTGCACATCCACGGCCTCGACCTGGACGTGGCCCGGCAACTGGTGGACGACCTCACCGCGGCCACCGAGGCCAGCGAGGGTGACGCGACATGA
- a CDS encoding serine/threonine-protein kinase, giving the protein MDGVGALVIGLLSGLHSAFGLRVCNGDWLLTTFLAGGFFAVAPIAAAMLVALIRKVSGNNYNPIMVILFTGIGVVGNLLLPFSAFAGATAALQNPDRLSGGGSLQDPFCYVLTSQDNLLARSTLAARAITGYESEPVRLLAIASLIVVPAFVLFWITKQAKNAFRGGARWPARLYYAPFIILVFATLNLPAGVVGVLWLGFLPVSAVGVLAVKLLGTPSDAVLHPSTADAGAKALSEQRPVPPSLPPAKPQTQAAMPRQNPPTKTYTQPQPPRPQVQPRQLPPPTRVHPAGPPVGGPPPPPTRVQPAGPSLAGDPAAAGLAMTPGPLPWATPPAPDPDKTVYNPLDAPTKFDSTGDSFGGRFRRIRQLGAGGFGKVWLAMDANLNRQVAIKIAHTSDADTQERMYREARALAAVRHENCVHVYDILEDDDGIAIVMEYVEGLSLAQAMQRNGLLDDVAAARLWSTLAGALTAAHEKSVLHRDLKPSNVIIDPEGIPHLIDFGLARRRGDSTLTATGMMMGTPDYLAPEVARGESASPASDAWQLAATVSYALTGHPPRGTRENPMAALLAGANAEPNTKLPERSVHRRLLMASLDKDPARRPTLGRVQQQLDGWLANSGIAQKGPVTTVTRRM; this is encoded by the coding sequence GTGGACGGTGTCGGCGCGCTGGTGATCGGCCTGCTCTCTGGACTGCACAGCGCGTTCGGACTGCGGGTCTGCAATGGTGACTGGCTGCTGACGACCTTTCTCGCCGGCGGCTTCTTCGCCGTGGCGCCGATCGCCGCGGCCATGCTCGTTGCCCTCATTCGCAAGGTCAGCGGCAACAACTACAACCCGATCATGGTGATCCTGTTCACCGGCATCGGCGTGGTCGGCAACCTGCTGCTGCCGTTCTCAGCGTTCGCCGGGGCCACCGCCGCCCTGCAGAATCCGGACCGGCTGTCCGGTGGCGGGAGCCTGCAGGACCCCTTCTGCTACGTGCTGACCAGCCAGGACAACCTGCTGGCCCGTTCGACGCTCGCCGCTCGGGCGATCACCGGCTACGAGAGCGAGCCGGTGCGCCTGCTGGCCATCGCCTCCCTGATCGTGGTGCCCGCCTTCGTGCTGTTCTGGATCACCAAGCAGGCCAAGAACGCGTTCCGCGGCGGTGCCCGCTGGCCCGCCCGGCTGTACTACGCCCCGTTCATCATCCTGGTGTTCGCCACCCTCAACCTGCCGGCCGGCGTGGTCGGGGTGCTGTGGCTGGGTTTCCTGCCGGTGAGCGCCGTCGGCGTGCTGGCCGTGAAGCTGCTCGGCACCCCCAGCGACGCCGTGCTGCACCCGTCCACCGCTGATGCCGGGGCCAAGGCGTTGAGCGAGCAGCGCCCCGTTCCGCCGTCGCTGCCGCCCGCCAAGCCGCAGACGCAGGCCGCGATGCCCCGGCAGAACCCGCCCACGAAGACGTACACCCAGCCCCAGCCGCCGCGTCCCCAGGTCCAGCCCCGGCAGCTGCCCCCGCCGACCCGCGTTCACCCCGCCGGGCCGCCGGTCGGCGGTCCGCCTCCGCCTCCCACCCGGGTCCAGCCCGCCGGCCCGTCCCTGGCCGGCGACCCCGCGGCCGCCGGCCTGGCCATGACTCCGGGTCCGCTGCCGTGGGCCACGCCGCCCGCGCCGGACCCCGACAAGACCGTCTACAACCCGCTGGACGCCCCCACCAAGTTCGACAGCACCGGCGACTCCTTCGGCGGTCGGTTCCGTCGCATCCGCCAGCTCGGCGCCGGCGGTTTCGGCAAGGTGTGGCTGGCCATGGACGCCAACCTGAACCGCCAGGTCGCCATCAAGATCGCCCACACCTCCGACGCCGACACCCAGGAGCGGATGTACCGGGAGGCCCGCGCCCTGGCCGCCGTCCGCCATGAGAACTGCGTCCACGTCTACGACATCCTCGAGGACGATGACGGCATCGCCATCGTCATGGAGTACGTCGAGGGCCTGTCCCTCGCCCAGGCCATGCAGCGCAACGGCCTTCTCGACGATGTCGCCGCCGCCCGCCTGTGGTCCACCCTCGCCGGCGCCCTCACCGCCGCCCACGAGAAGTCCGTGCTGCACCGGGACCTCAAGCCGTCCAACGTGATCATCGATCCCGAGGGCATTCCCCACCTCATCGACTTCGGCCTGGCCCGCCGCCGTGGCGACTCCACCCTCACCGCCACCGGCATGATGATGGGCACCCCCGACTACCTGGCCCCCGAGGTCGCCCGCGGCGAATCCGCCAGCCCCGCCTCCGATGCCTGGCAGCTCGCCGCCACCGTCAGCTACGCCCTCACCGGCCACCCTCCCCGCGGCACCCGCGAGAACCCCATGGCCGCCCTGCTGGCCGGCGCCAACGCCGAGCCCAACACCAAGCTCCCCGAGCGCTCCGTCCACCGCCGCCTGCTCATGGCCTCCCTGGACAAGGATCCCGCCCGCCGCCCCACCCTGGGCCGTGTCCAGCAGCAGCTCGACGGCTGGCTGGCCAACTCCGGCATCGCCCAGAAAGGCCCCGTAACCACCGTCACCCGCCGCATGTAG
- a CDS encoding chorismate-binding protein, whose amino-acid sequence MLLDRISAAPAYALLRRSPDAVDVLVGDVVEIPALADIPLSDKEVLAIVPYRQIAERGFECVDDGAPLLALLVRERETVSLDDVLARVPDVPFELVDAGFDVDDEAYGEIVRKVLAEEIGQGAGANFVIKRTYTATIPDYTPATALAVFRRLLLAERGAYWTFLVNTGSRVFVGATPERHVSVTDGIAMMNPISGTYRHPDGRPDRAELLAFLADGKETDELYMVVDEELKMMARVAGRGGRVLGPYLKEMSRLTHTEYLLAGQTTVDVREVLRETMFAPTVTGSPLENACRVIARYEQRGRGYYAGVLALIGPHGSSLDAPILIRTAEISADGALQVSVGATLVRNSVPDNEIAETHAKAAGVLSALHGRSTPDGSGVSFADDVQVLSALASRNDRLARFWLEHRSATVGPFSGKRALVVDAEDTFTAMLSHLLQTLGLSVTTVPHDSRPVLRGYDLVIAGPGPGDPP is encoded by the coding sequence GTGCTGCTCGACCGCATCTCCGCCGCCCCCGCCTACGCCCTGCTGCGCCGCTCCCCCGACGCCGTCGACGTGCTCGTCGGCGACGTCGTGGAGATACCCGCGCTGGCGGACATTCCCCTGTCCGACAAGGAAGTGCTGGCGATCGTGCCGTACCGGCAGATCGCCGAGCGCGGCTTCGAGTGCGTCGACGACGGCGCCCCGCTGCTCGCCCTGCTCGTCCGCGAGCGGGAGACCGTGTCGTTGGACGACGTGCTGGCGCGGGTCCCCGACGTGCCGTTCGAGCTGGTCGACGCCGGCTTCGACGTGGACGACGAGGCCTACGGCGAGATCGTGCGCAAGGTGCTCGCCGAGGAGATCGGGCAGGGCGCCGGGGCCAACTTCGTCATCAAGAGGACTTACACCGCAACGATTCCCGACTACACGCCGGCGACCGCGCTGGCCGTGTTCCGCCGGCTGCTGCTCGCCGAGCGCGGCGCGTACTGGACGTTCCTCGTGAACACGGGCTCGCGGGTGTTCGTCGGCGCCACCCCCGAGCGGCACGTGTCCGTGACCGACGGCATCGCCATGATGAACCCGATCAGCGGCACCTACCGTCATCCCGACGGCCGTCCCGACCGCGCCGAGCTGCTGGCGTTTCTGGCCGACGGCAAGGAGACCGACGAGCTGTACATGGTCGTCGACGAGGAGCTCAAGATGATGGCCCGGGTCGCCGGCCGGGGCGGCCGCGTGCTCGGGCCGTACCTGAAGGAGATGTCCCGGCTCACCCACACCGAGTACCTGCTCGCCGGTCAGACCACTGTGGACGTTCGGGAGGTGTTGCGGGAGACCATGTTCGCGCCCACCGTCACCGGCAGCCCCTTGGAGAACGCCTGCCGGGTCATCGCCCGCTACGAGCAGCGTGGTCGCGGCTACTACGCCGGCGTGCTGGCCTTGATCGGCCCGCACGGCTCGTCCCTGGACGCCCCCATCCTGATCCGCACCGCGGAGATTTCCGCTGATGGCGCTTTGCAGGTCTCCGTCGGCGCCACTCTCGTGCGGAACTCCGTGCCCGACAACGAGATCGCCGAGACCCACGCCAAGGCCGCCGGTGTTCTGTCCGCCCTGCACGGACGGTCCACCCCGGACGGTTCCGGCGTTTCCTTCGCCGATGACGTCCAGGTGCTCAGCGCCTTGGCTTCCCGCAACGACCGCCTGGCTCGTTTCTGGCTGGAACACCGCTCAGCGACCGTGGGCCCTTTCAGCGGCAAGCGGGCTCTTGTTGTTGATGCCGAGGACACCTTCACCGCCATGCTCTCGCACCTCCTCCAGACCCTCGGCCTCTCCGTCACCACCGTTCCCCACGACTCTCGCCCCGTCCTGCGTGGCTACGACCTCGTCATCGCCGGCCCCGGCCCCGGCGACCCCCCGTGA
- a CDS encoding zinc ribbon domain-containing protein, whose amino-acid sequence MFLLIWGFRRYVQQLLMTMLVCNNCHNPAAHGLRKFTTKFTLFFIPLFPVSSRYQLQCTYCGFVSELSKEQSQALVAQNDTAAQQQSVQPQLPQNLG is encoded by the coding sequence GTGTTCTTGCTGATCTGGGGTTTCCGCAGATACGTGCAGCAACTGCTGATGACGATGTTGGTGTGCAACAACTGCCACAACCCGGCCGCGCACGGGCTGCGCAAGTTCACCACGAAGTTCACGCTGTTCTTCATCCCGCTGTTCCCGGTGAGCAGCCGCTACCAGTTGCAGTGCACGTACTGCGGCTTCGTGAGCGAGCTGTCCAAGGAGCAGTCGCAGGCGCTGGTGGCGCAGAACGACACCGCCGCCCAGCAGCAGTCGGTTCAGCCGCAGCTTCCGCAGAACCTGGGCTGA
- a CDS encoding magnesium transporter CorA family protein yields the protein MARTRLYRNGVLVAEDFNPAEISDHLAEPGVAMWLDMCEPDESDLVTISEELGLHRLAVEDAVHEHQRPKLDHYDSHLFISAYLAAVDPVTERLSTSEISVFITPAALVTVRKDDGFDIEKVVARWDAAADLAKSGVAYLLHGVLDFVVDSHIDAVQLLDERIEQLEEVLFEDSVDLRPLQRRSYGLRRSLMGLRKVAGPMREVLEGVLRHGSHLVDRTMRPYYGDVQDHVLKTAGRIESLRELVATLRETELTVQGNQLNMIMKKVTSWAAIIAVPTLITGFYGQNVTYPGINTEWGFWVSSLVIVVASVALWWSFRRRGWL from the coding sequence ATGGCTCGCACCCGGCTCTACCGTAACGGCGTCCTCGTCGCCGAGGACTTCAACCCCGCGGAGATCTCCGACCACCTGGCCGAGCCCGGGGTGGCGATGTGGCTGGACATGTGCGAACCGGACGAATCGGATCTGGTCACCATCAGCGAGGAGCTGGGGCTGCACCGGCTGGCCGTCGAGGACGCCGTGCACGAGCACCAGCGGCCCAAGCTGGACCACTACGACTCGCACCTGTTCATCTCCGCCTACCTGGCTGCCGTGGATCCGGTCACGGAGCGGCTGAGCACCAGCGAGATCTCGGTGTTCATCACCCCCGCCGCGCTGGTCACCGTGCGCAAGGACGACGGGTTCGACATCGAGAAGGTGGTCGCCCGCTGGGACGCCGCCGCCGACCTGGCCAAGAGCGGCGTCGCCTACCTGCTGCACGGCGTGCTGGACTTCGTCGTGGACAGTCACATCGACGCCGTGCAGCTGCTGGACGAACGGATCGAGCAGCTGGAGGAGGTGCTGTTCGAGGACTCCGTCGACCTGCGGCCGCTGCAGCGCCGGTCCTACGGGCTGCGGCGCAGCCTGATGGGGCTGCGCAAGGTCGCCGGGCCCATGCGGGAGGTGCTGGAGGGCGTGCTGCGGCACGGTTCCCACCTGGTCGACCGCACCATGCGGCCGTACTACGGGGACGTGCAGGACCACGTGCTCAAGACCGCCGGCCGCATCGAGTCGCTGCGGGAGCTCGTGGCGACCCTGCGGGAGACCGAGCTGACCGTGCAGGGCAACCAGCTCAACATGATCATGAAGAAGGTGACCTCATGGGCCGCGATCATCGCGGTGCCGACGCTGATCACCGGGTTCTACGGGCAGAACGTGACCTACCCCGGCATCAACACCGAGTGGGGCTTCTGGGTGTCGAGCCTGGTGATCGTGGTGGCCTCGGTCGCGCTGTGGTGGTCGTTCAGGCGGCGCGGGTGGCTGTAG
- a CDS encoding serine hydrolase domain-containing protein, with translation MEPLLPTTERALLQRVATEQSAKRAPSLVAAVVRDGRIAWSGGRGRVAGEVPGVDTQYRIGSITKTFVAALVMRLRDEGKVELNAPYDKYVPGTAFGDVTVAQLLAHAGGITAESPGQWWERTPGVEWPEMADRVGAEELKHRPGRRFHYSNLGYGALGELVARLRGVSWLEAVRTELLQPLGMTRTTPMPEKPHAEGFAVHPWADVLLPEPAHDAVSMAPAGQLWSTLTDLSRWARVVGGDTGGVLRPDTVAEMREPAVVEDGEQWTGGYGLGLQLARNRGRRLAGHTGSMPGFLATVWMHPESGTAAIGMTNTTTGVDVPTLCTDLIDIISTLEPALPVEWAPLPEVDPELLALTGTWYWGPAPRALRLLHDGWISLTPLTGTGGRASRFRPTGKDTWLGLDGYYAGETLRVVRRTDGSISHLDLATFIFSREPYETTAEIPGGVDPNGWQAL, from the coding sequence ATCGAACCCCTGCTGCCGACCACCGAGCGCGCCCTGCTCCAGCGCGTCGCCACCGAGCAGTCCGCCAAGCGTGCCCCGTCGCTCGTCGCCGCGGTGGTGCGCGACGGCCGGATCGCGTGGAGCGGCGGCCGCGGCCGTGTCGCCGGCGAAGTGCCCGGAGTGGACACGCAGTACCGCATCGGCTCCATCACCAAGACGTTCGTCGCCGCGCTGGTGATGCGGCTACGCGACGAGGGCAAGGTGGAGCTGAACGCCCCGTACGACAAGTACGTGCCGGGCACCGCCTTCGGCGACGTGACCGTGGCTCAGCTGCTCGCGCACGCCGGCGGCATCACCGCGGAGTCGCCGGGCCAGTGGTGGGAGCGCACGCCCGGCGTCGAGTGGCCGGAGATGGCCGACCGGGTCGGCGCCGAGGAGCTCAAGCACCGGCCCGGCCGCCGGTTCCACTACTCCAACCTCGGCTACGGCGCGCTCGGCGAGCTGGTGGCGCGGCTGCGCGGCGTCAGCTGGCTGGAGGCGGTCCGCACGGAACTCCTGCAGCCGCTGGGCATGACCCGCACCACGCCGATGCCGGAGAAGCCGCACGCCGAGGGCTTCGCCGTGCACCCGTGGGCGGACGTGCTGCTGCCGGAGCCGGCGCACGACGCCGTGTCGATGGCCCCGGCCGGCCAGCTGTGGTCGACGCTGACCGACCTGTCCCGGTGGGCCCGCGTCGTCGGCGGTGACACCGGCGGCGTGCTGCGCCCCGACACCGTGGCGGAGATGCGGGAGCCGGCCGTCGTCGAGGACGGCGAGCAGTGGACCGGCGGCTACGGCCTCGGCTTGCAGCTGGCCCGCAACCGCGGCCGCCGGCTGGCCGGGCACACCGGCTCGATGCCGGGCTTCCTGGCCACGGTGTGGATGCATCCGGAGAGCGGCACCGCCGCCATCGGCATGACCAACACGACCACCGGCGTCGACGTGCCGACGCTGTGCACGGACCTGATCGACATCATCTCCACGCTGGAGCCGGCGCTGCCGGTCGAGTGGGCGCCGCTGCCGGAGGTCGATCCGGAGCTGTTGGCCCTCACCGGAACCTGGTACTGGGGCCCGGCGCCGCGGGCGCTGCGGCTGCTGCACGACGGCTGGATCAGCCTGACGCCGCTCACCGGCACCGGCGGCCGCGCGTCGCGGTTCCGGCCGACGGGCAAGGACACCTGGCTCGGCCTGGACGGCTACTACGCGGGCGAGACGTTGCGAGTGGTGCGCCGAACGGACGGTTCGATCAGCCACCTCGACCTGGCCACGTTCATCTTCAGCCGGGAGCCGTACGAGACCACCGCCGAGATTCCCGGTGGAGTGGACCCGAACGGGTGGCAGGCGCTGTAA
- a CDS encoding DUF3558 family protein encodes MSWIRGAAVAAVALTLGGCGTTMAGQAEPVLGAQAKMKGPPDRDGDAVLTALRQLDACALLDGPAMAAAGLPPNSHPIPRGPHACSFSVDRVLDDSVDVMVGKKTGFAAKHRELPVTIAGAKAYLDDLTMGDHSECAVDIPVSFVMSIEVRDKPGFQSRTNSCDQAKAAAAGVIGKLGNPDSVTVPASRPLANWDGCSLLTAALPDLDPKKVRLEMDSARSPYDSCSASQDDGKGTSTSLGQVEVKYDSDPLSGANRTPRQVGDKTANVSDMSTSCYVEWGLGPSGSPDKLYDTVTVEVKLKGCDAATALAVKIQKALAGPAPTGGKPQRPLVYRPDEPDTDAVGACLDFAMDDGNCAPYQPFTLPASFAQWFPSTDDQPAIGCALAVDAVKEVFGDAFKPVVWGQHCFFVEPTHALTITIDVSTQYAPAKYGANPQLFSNVQTVAVSGKQAKAFTNTIHTSKPGHPAYDEYDVYVSPHNNIEQPGMIAGLAQARTPRGSNQDAVADVSKLHDLDKVMAKIIAKYVP; translated from the coding sequence ATGTCTTGGATTCGGGGGGCCGCCGTCGCGGCGGTGGCGCTGACGCTGGGCGGGTGCGGCACGACGATGGCGGGGCAGGCGGAGCCGGTGCTCGGCGCGCAGGCCAAGATGAAGGGGCCGCCGGACCGCGACGGTGACGCGGTGCTGACGGCGCTGCGGCAGCTCGACGCGTGCGCGCTGCTGGACGGGCCGGCGATGGCCGCCGCCGGCCTGCCGCCGAACTCGCACCCGATCCCACGCGGGCCGCACGCCTGCTCGTTCAGCGTGGACCGGGTGTTGGACGACTCGGTCGACGTGATGGTCGGCAAGAAGACGGGCTTCGCGGCCAAGCACCGCGAGCTGCCGGTGACCATCGCCGGCGCCAAGGCCTACCTCGACGACCTCACGATGGGCGACCACTCCGAGTGCGCGGTCGACATCCCGGTCAGCTTCGTGATGTCGATCGAGGTGCGGGACAAGCCCGGCTTCCAGTCCAGGACCAACTCCTGCGACCAGGCCAAGGCCGCCGCGGCCGGCGTGATCGGCAAGCTGGGCAACCCCGACTCGGTCACGGTGCCGGCCTCGCGGCCGCTGGCCAACTGGGACGGCTGCTCGCTGCTGACCGCGGCGCTGCCCGACCTGGACCCCAAGAAGGTCAGGCTGGAGATGGACTCGGCCCGCTCGCCGTACGACAGCTGCTCGGCCAGCCAGGACGACGGCAAGGGCACGTCGACCTCCCTGGGCCAGGTGGAAGTCAAGTACGACTCGGATCCGCTGTCCGGCGCCAACCGCACGCCGCGACAGGTCGGCGACAAGACCGCCAACGTCTCCGACATGAGCACCAGCTGCTACGTCGAGTGGGGCCTCGGGCCGTCGGGCTCGCCGGACAAGCTGTACGACACCGTGACCGTCGAGGTCAAGCTGAAGGGCTGCGACGCCGCGACCGCGCTGGCGGTGAAGATCCAGAAGGCGCTGGCCGGTCCCGCGCCGACCGGTGGCAAGCCGCAGCGGCCGCTGGTCTACCGCCCCGACGAGCCGGACACCGACGCCGTCGGCGCGTGCCTCGACTTCGCCATGGACGACGGCAACTGCGCGCCGTACCAGCCGTTCACGCTGCCCGCCTCGTTCGCGCAATGGTTCCCCAGCACCGACGACCAGCCGGCGATCGGCTGCGCGCTCGCGGTGGACGCGGTCAAGGAGGTGTTCGGAGACGCCTTCAAGCCCGTGGTGTGGGGCCAGCACTGCTTCTTCGTGGAGCCGACGCACGCGCTGACCATAACCATCGACGTGTCCACCCAGTACGCGCCGGCCAAGTACGGGGCCAATCCGCAGCTGTTCTCCAACGTGCAGACCGTGGCCGTGTCCGGCAAGCAGGCCAAGGCCTTCACCAACACGATCCACACCAGCAAGCCCGGACACCCGGCGTACGACGAGTACGACGTCTATGTGTCGCCGCACAACAACATCGAGCAGCCGGGCATGATCGCCGGCCTGGCCCAGGCCCGGACACCCCGTGGCAGCAACCAGGACGCCGTGGCCGACGTCAGCAAGCTGCACGACCTGGACAAGGTCATGGCCAAGATCATCGCCAAGTACGTGCCGTGA
- a CDS encoding PH domain-containing protein has product MTELDVAAAPPLNEPPEWLRLNGKMVIISPLKEVVRAAVPLVAVFVAGISTHNWWQWLSLVGVVLLIARGVTHWATARYRITDEQVELRSGLFNRKTRAVPRDRIRTVDITSEWQHRLAGLSALKIGTGRQDKGKDDELILDAITKAEAERLRTLLLTKAVPAPAEQSVVDGQPPEAELVRVDRRWTWYAPFTLSGIAVVAAAFGAVWHFANDLHIRPDDFEIIRAALGVVGTESPWLLIPAAAVALLVVATIASVLGYILSYWNFSVTREQSGTLHIRHGLLNTRSVSIEEARLRGVEVKETLPLRLVRGGRATAVVSGLRTGRGDERGGGLLLPAAPVAQAHLVAAKVLREPTDPTTAALTPHPAAALRRRITRAVAAVLALALVAWIGYQLDILPFWVWIVFLVLTPFSAWLGYDRYRSLGHTLANGYLVSRSGSLVRETVALRSDGVIGWRVHASYFQRRSGLVTLVATTAAGRGGYHVTDAGASHALAFADEVVPDLVAQFLEPAT; this is encoded by the coding sequence ATGACCGAGCTCGACGTCGCCGCCGCCCCGCCGCTGAACGAGCCGCCGGAGTGGTTGCGGCTCAACGGGAAGATGGTGATCATCAGCCCGCTCAAGGAGGTCGTGCGGGCGGCGGTGCCGCTGGTCGCGGTGTTCGTCGCCGGCATCAGCACGCACAACTGGTGGCAGTGGCTGTCCCTGGTCGGCGTGGTCCTGCTGATCGCGCGTGGCGTCACGCACTGGGCGACGGCCCGCTACCGCATCACCGACGAGCAGGTCGAGCTGCGCTCGGGCCTGTTCAACCGGAAGACGCGGGCGGTGCCGCGGGACCGGATCCGCACCGTGGACATCACCTCGGAGTGGCAGCACCGGCTGGCCGGGCTGAGCGCGCTGAAGATCGGCACGGGTCGTCAGGACAAGGGCAAGGACGACGAGCTGATCCTGGATGCCATCACCAAGGCGGAGGCGGAGCGGCTGCGCACCCTGCTGCTCACCAAGGCCGTGCCGGCGCCGGCCGAACAGTCCGTTGTGGACGGACAGCCGCCGGAGGCCGAACTGGTCCGGGTGGACCGCCGCTGGACCTGGTACGCCCCGTTCACGCTGTCCGGCATCGCCGTCGTCGCGGCGGCGTTCGGCGCGGTCTGGCATTTCGCCAACGACCTGCACATCCGGCCGGACGACTTCGAGATCATCCGCGCGGCGCTGGGCGTGGTCGGCACGGAGTCGCCGTGGCTGCTGATCCCGGCCGCCGCGGTGGCGCTGCTGGTCGTCGCGACCATCGCCTCGGTGCTCGGCTACATCCTGTCGTACTGGAACTTCTCCGTGACCCGGGAGCAGAGCGGCACCCTGCACATCCGGCACGGCCTGTTGAACACGCGGTCGGTGTCGATCGAAGAGGCCCGGCTGCGCGGCGTCGAGGTGAAGGAAACGTTGCCGCTGCGCCTGGTGCGCGGCGGGCGCGCCACCGCCGTGGTGAGCGGCCTGCGCACGGGTCGCGGCGACGAGCGCGGCGGCGGCCTGCTGCTGCCGGCGGCGCCGGTCGCACAGGCGCACCTGGTGGCGGCGAAGGTGTTGCGGGAGCCCACCGATCCGACGACCGCCGCGCTCACGCCGCACCCGGCGGCCGCTTTGCGCCGCCGGATCACGCGGGCGGTGGCGGCGGTGCTGGCGCTGGCGTTGGTGGCCTGGATCGGCTACCAGCTGGACATTCTGCCGTTCTGGGTGTGGATCGTGTTCCTGGTGCTGACGCCGTTCTCGGCCTGGCTGGGCTACGACCGGTACCGCAGCCTCGGGCACACCCTGGCCAACGGCTACCTGGTCAGCCGCTCCGGCTCGCTCGTGCGGGAGACGGTCGCGCTGCGCAGCGACGGCGTGATCGGCTGGCGGGTGCACGCCTCGTACTTCCAGCGCCGGTCCGGGCTGGTCACGCTGGTCGCGACGACCGCGGCCGGGCGGGGCGGCTATCACGTGACCGACGCCGGTGCGAGCCACGCGCTCGCCTTCGCCGACGAGGTCGTCCCCGATCTGGTGGCCCAGTTCCTGGAACCGGCCACATAG